The Thermanaerovibrio acidaminovorans DSM 6589 genome contains a region encoding:
- a CDS encoding pyruvate, water dikinase regulatory protein has product MSQDSVELYVVSDFTGETAEHVARAAVSQFGPDAVSLVRFRYVSDQEKGMEVLRAAAERNAVLVCTLVDHGLRHWFVQRALEQGNEVVDILGPILDILGRRLNRKPLETPGLLRRMDEEYFRRVKAIEFAIRCDDGKSPEMLGEAELVVIGVSRTSKTPLSMYLAHKGIATANVPLVPEADPPEELFKVPSERVVGLIIAPEKLIQIRRERLKVLGLDADVSSYAQWERVEEELNFAKSIMRRVGCRIFDVTNRAIEETAQEILDYVGK; this is encoded by the coding sequence CCGCGGAGCACGTGGCCCGGGCGGCGGTGAGCCAGTTTGGCCCCGACGCGGTGAGCCTGGTGCGGTTCCGTTACGTGAGCGACCAGGAGAAGGGGATGGAGGTCCTGAGGGCCGCGGCGGAGAGGAACGCGGTCCTGGTCTGCACCCTGGTGGACCACGGTCTGAGGCACTGGTTCGTACAGAGGGCCCTGGAGCAGGGGAACGAGGTGGTGGACATCCTTGGCCCCATCCTGGACATCCTGGGCCGCCGGCTCAACCGGAAGCCCCTGGAGACCCCGGGGCTCTTGAGGCGCATGGACGAGGAGTACTTCCGCCGGGTGAAGGCCATAGAGTTCGCCATAAGGTGCGACGACGGCAAGTCCCCGGAGATGCTTGGGGAGGCGGAGCTGGTGGTTATAGGGGTATCCAGGACCAGCAAGACGCCGCTTTCCATGTACCTGGCCCACAAGGGGATCGCCACCGCCAACGTGCCCCTGGTGCCCGAGGCGGATCCCCCGGAGGAGCTGTTCAAGGTGCCATCCGAGAGGGTGGTGGGGCTGATAATAGCCCCCGAGAAGCTGATCCAGATAAGGCGGGAGAGGTTGAAGGTCCTCGGGTTGGACGCGGACGTGTCATCCTACGCCCAGTGGGAGAGGGTGGAGGAGGAGCTTAACTTCGCCAAGTCCATAATGCGGAGGGTGGGGTGTCGAATCTTCGACGTGACCAACCGGGCCATAGAGGAGACCGCCCAGGAGATCCTGGATTACGTTGGCAAGTAG